The genomic segment TCAGCGGGCCTTATCTCAGTCGGTTGCCGATGGTGAACGATGCACAGGAGGCCATCAGCGGGATTCAACCTCACGACCAGGTACTGACCACGAGCTACCTGGTTCCACAACTGAGTGAGCGAAGCCATGTCGCCTTTCCCAAAAAAGGACATCGACGCAATCTCGATTCCTCGACCTGGACCATTCTGCTGCTGAACCCAGACGACCCAGGTTGGGGTTCATCAACGACATTGCAAACAACGTTGCTGGAGGACGTTCGACAACGTGGCTGGATCTGTCAACGCTGGCCTTCAGGTTTGCAACTCTGTCGACGGTCTTAATCGATGTTCTTGGAAAGACATTGTTCTTTCTCTGTCGGTCGATGCTCAATCTCAAGCAGTCATCAAGTCCAAGATGAAATGACCAACAAAAAAGGGGGCAAAGCCCCCTTAAGTGCATCATCGATCATCGAATTGATCAGAGGGCGTTACCACGGGGCAGAACCTCTTCAGGGAAGACGAAGTTTTCGTGTGGCTGGTCAGCCGGTGCCATCCAGGCACGCAGACCTTCATTCAGAAGAATGTTCTTGGTGTAGAAGGTCTCAAATTCAGGATCCTCAGCAGCGCGGATTTCCTGTGACACGAAGTCATAGGCACGCAGGTTGAGGGCCAGACCGATGATGCCGATGGAGCTGGTCCACAGGCCCATCACCGGGACAAACAACATGAAGAAGTGCAGCCAGCGCTTGTTGGAGAAGGCGATCCCGAAGATCTGGCTCCAGAAGCGGTTGGCGGTGACCATGGAATAAGTCTCTTCTTCCTGGGTGGGCTCGAACGCCTTGAAGGTGTTGGCCTGCTCGCCGTCCTCAAACAGGGTGTTCTCCACGGTTGCGCCGTGGATGGCACAGAGCAGAGCACCGCCGAGGATGCCGGCCACGCCCATCATGTGGAAGGGATTCAGGGTCCAGTTGTGGAAGCCCTGGAGGAAGAGCAGGAAGCGGAAGATCGCTGCCACCCCGAAGGAGGGAGCGAAGAACCAGCTGCTCTGGCCGAGGGGGTACATCAGGAAGACGCTGACGAACACCGCAATCGGGCCGGAGAAGGCGATGGCGTTGTAGGGGCGAATGCCGACGAGACGGGCGATCTCGAACTGACGCAGCATGAAGCCGATCAGGGCGAAGGCGCCGTGCAGGGCGACGAAGGCCCAGAGACCACCGAGCTGACACCAGCGCACGAAGTCGCCCTGAGCCTCAGG from the Synechococcus sp. KORDI-100 genome contains:
- the psbD gene encoding photosystem II D2 protein (photosystem q(a) protein); protein product: MTIAVGRAPQRGWFDVLDDWLKRDRFVFVGWSGILLFPTAYLAIGGWLTGTTFVTSWYTHGIASSYLEGCNFLTAAVSTPADAMGHSLLLLWGPEAQGDFVRWCQLGGLWAFVALHGAFALIGFMLRQFEIARLVGIRPYNAIAFSGPIAVFVSVFLMYPLGQSSWFFAPSFGVAAIFRFLLFLQGFHNWTLNPFHMMGVAGILGGALLCAIHGATVENTLFEDGEQANTFKAFEPTQEEETYSMVTANRFWSQIFGIAFSNKRWLHFFMLFVPVMGLWTSSIGIIGLALNLRAYDFVSQEIRAAEDPEFETFYTKNILLNEGLRAWMAPADQPHENFVFPEEVLPRGNAL